The sequence TTCCCCAAGATCCAAATGATGAACATCCAGAAATTTTACTACAAAAAATAAAACAAGAGAAAGAAAAATATGAAGCAAAAATCAAACAAGAAAAACAACAGTTAATACAAAAACAAAAAGCATCAAGGAAGAAGAAAAATGTCAAATGAAGCATCAGCAATTGTAGCAAAACTATGGAATTTTTGTAACGTACTAAGAGATGATGGAGTTTCTTATGGTGATTATGTACAACAATTAACTAATTTACTATTTTTGAAAATGGCAGACGAACAAACAAAGCCACCCTTTAAGAAAAAATCATTTATTCCAAAAAAATATGATTGGACTACGTTAAACTCCAAAAACGGTGATGATTTAGAAAAACATTACCGACATGTTTTAGAAAATTTATCCCAAGAAAAGGGATTACTAGGCGTAATATTTCGAAAATCTCAGAACAAAATCCAAGACCCTGCAAAACTAGAACGACTAATCAAACTAATTGATGGCGATACTAAAGACAAAGATAGAATTCTTTGGACTGGAATGGACATTGATGTTAAAGGTGAAATATATGAAGGACTACTGGAGAAAAACGCAGAAGATGTAAAGTCCGGTGCAGGACAATACTTTACACCTAGAGCCCTAATTTCTGCAATGGTTGATATAATACACCCAAAACCAAAAGAGACAATTGGTGATCCTGCATGTGGAACTGGTGGATTTTTCTTATCTGCTCACAAGTATCTTACAGAAAATTACAATTTAGATCCTGATGAGAAAAAATTTCTTAAAGAAAAAACATTCAAGGGCTGGGATATTGTAACTGAAGTTGTAAGACTGTGTGCAATGAGTATGTTCTTGCATGGAATTGGAGATAAAGAAAGTCAAATTACATCAGCTGACTCGTTAATTTCTGATTCTGGTGATAGATTTGATATTATAATGACTAATCCCCCATTTGGAAAAAAATCAAGCACTATGATATTTTCTGAATCGGGCAAAGCAGAACGCGAAACATTATCTTATGAGCGAGATGACTTTTGGGCAACTACATCAAACAAGCAATTAAATTTCTTACAACATGTAAAGACAATTCTCAAAGTAAATGGTAGGTGTAGTATAGTAGTTCCTGATAATGTTCTCTTTGAGGGAGGGGCAGGTGAAACTGTGAGAAGAAAAATGTTAGAACAAATGAACTGTCATACATTACTCAGATTACCTACTGGAATATTTTATGCGGGTGGTGTTAAAGCTAATGTATTATTCTTTGATAAAAAACCAGCAAGAACAGACGGTAAAGCATGGACTGAAAAAATGTGGATTTATGATTTTAGAACAAATCAACACTTTACACTAAAAGAAAATACATTGAGTAGGGACCATCTTGATGACTTTGTAAAATGCTATAATTCTAAAAATATCTTAAAAAGAAAGGAAACTGACAAATTTCATGCCTATGCTTATGATGAAATCATCAAAAGAGACAAGGTATCCTGGGATATTTTCTGGCTAAAAGATGATTCACTAGAAGACATTGAGAATTTACCTGCACCTGAAATAATTGCTGATGAAATTAAAGAGAATTTAGAATCTGCACTTGATTCAATAAATGAATTAATTGATAATCTTGGAAAAAAATAAACTTCCTGAGGGATGGACTAGTTTCCGATACGATGAATACCTGACATTACATTATGGCAAAGGATTAACCAAAAGAACTAGAAATAGTCATGGAAAAATTCCAGTTTATGGTTCTAGTGGGATGATTGGATACCATGATGAACCTTTAGTTTCTAACTCTTCTTTGATAATAGGACGTAAGGGTAATGTTGGTGAAATCTACTATGAAGAAAATCCTTCTTGGGCAATTGATACTGCATATTTTCTAAGTGAATATCCTATGTATGATCTAAAGTTTCTTTATTTTTTATTAAAACATATGAAATTAAATCGCCTAAACACTTCTACTGCCGTTCCTTCTCTTAGACGTGATGATGTGTATAAGTCTCAAATGCTTTTACCTCCATTAAATGAACAAAAAAGAATTGTAAAAAAAATTGAAGAACTTTATTTAAAAACTGAATCTATACTCAAACTTCTTTATGATATAAAATCACAATTAATGTTTAATCGTAAATCTTTATTAAATTCTGCATTTAATGGATTATTAACTAAAAAATGGAGAGAAAGAAATTCAAAAACTGAATCTATCTCTATTTTATTAAAACAGATTAATCCTACATGGGAAAAATTGACAAAAAAGATTCTAGAAAATTCTAAAAAAATTCCAAATACTTGGGAATATGTAAAAATTGATGATATTGCAGAACTTGTCGGTGGTGGTACCCCATCAAGAAAAAATCTTGAATATTTTGGTGGGAAAATAACTTGGTTAACTCCCACTGAAATCCCACGAGATAAAATCACATTTGTAAATTCCTCAAAAGAAACAATTACTGAACTAGGTTTGAAAAAAAGTTCTGCCAAAATCATTCCTAAAAATTCTGTATTATTGACATCTCGTGCTACAATAGGTAATATTGCAATATCTACTGCAGATGTGACTACAAATCAGGGATTTGCATCATTTGTTTGTTCTAAAATAATTGATAATAGATACCTTGCATATTGGTTATTTGCAAATCGTAAACTGCTTCAAGATACTGCAAAAGGAACAACATTCAAAGAAATTTCAAAATCAAAGATTAAAGAATTGTTTCTTCCTCTTGCTCCCTTAATTGAACAAAAATTAATTACTGAAATTGTTGATGAAGAAATTTCATTAATTGAAAAAAATGAAAATACAATTGAACAATCTATTAAATTAATTTCTGCGTTTAAAAGTTCTATTTTAAAACAGGCCTTTGAGGGAAAACTAGTCTCACAAGATCCTGGTGATGAATCTGTAGAAATTTTACTAGAAAAAATTAAATCCTGATATTTGATTAGAAATAAAATCAAAATTATCATGTTTTAATTTTTATAACGACAGTCTCGAAATGATATATGGAAATTTCTGTAGGTCATACTCCTGATTCAGATGACGCATTCATGTTTTATGGGATGTTCACAGGTAAAGTTCCATCTCCAGATTTTAAGGTAAATCATGTTATTGAAGATATTGAGAAATTAAATCGTAAAGCAACAGATCCGGAACTAGATGTAACTGCAGTTTCAGTTCATGCATGTGCGTTTATCCCAGGATATACAATATTGAGAAGCGGTGGAAGTTTTGGGATAAACTACGGCCCAATTGTTACGGCTAAAAAACAAATGACAATTGATGAAATTAAAAAATGTAAAATCGCCATCCCTGGAAAAATGACATCTGCATTTTTGTTACTACAATTAATGATTGGAAAGTTCGATTATGTTGAAATGAACTTCAGCGATATTCCAGAAGCTGTAAAGTCAGGCAAAGTTGATGTCGGATTGGTAATTCATGAGACTCAACTATCATATGAACAAGAAGGAAATGTCAAAATTTTAGATGTTGGCGAATGGTGGGATAAAACTACAAACGGCCTACCAGTGCCTCTAGGAATCAATGTTATGAGAACAGACCTAGGCATGGAGACAATAGTAAAGTTTGACAGATATCTTCAGGCATCCATAGAATTCGGAATAGAGCATTTTGATGATGCAATAAAATATGCAATGCAGTATGCTAGAGGTAAAGAACAAAGTCTAATTGAAAAATTTGTAAAAATGTATGTAAACAAAGTAACTGTAAACATGGGGGATTCAGGGGAGGAATCCATCAGAAGATTATTTGAAATGGCAAAAGAGAAAGGACTTGTTCCAGACTTTGAAATTAGTATTGCCAGTAAGTAGTGCATTTATCTATCAAAAATATCTTTAACAACAATTTTTGAAATGTGAAATCATAATTCATAATTTAATAACTTCTAGTTTCTTAATGAGATATTTGATTCTTAATCCTTCACAAAAACAGGCAGCAGAACATCTGGACGGGCCACTTTTGGTCTCTGCAGGACCTGGAAGTGGAAAAACACGCGTGATTGTTGAAAGAATAAGGTTTCTTGTAGAAAACGGCCATGCAAAAAAATCCGAAATTCTATGTTTGACATTTTCTGAAAAGGCAGCACAGGTAATGTCAGACAGACTGGAGGAAATTTTTGGAGATGTTTCAGAAATGCATATCAGTACATTTCACTCATTTTGTCATGATATCCTAGGAGATAATGTACTGGAAACAGGGATTGGAATTACAGATGTAATTGACAGAGCAAGTTTGTTAGTATGGGGTCTGAAAAACATTGATGATTTTAAATTTGAACATATTGAAATTGGAAATAATGCTGCAGAAGTAATTGAATCACTAATTGATGGTATCAGTACATTCAAAGATGAACTAGTTGATGCAGAAGAACTAAGAGCATATCTAGATAAAAAACTAAGTCAAGAAGACATCCACCCTGAAGAAAGAGATTACCTGTACAAACTTGATGACATGTACAAAGTCTATGTTAAACATGTAGAATTCTTGAGGAGTGCTAAACTTATTGATTTTGATGACATGATCGTACTAACTAATGAAAAACTACAAGAAAAGCCAAACATGTTAAAAAATTATCAAAATAAATTCAAATACGTTCTAGTTGATGAATTTCAGGATAATAACTTTGCACAATTCCAACTTGTGAGACAACTCACACCAGAAGGAAATCTTACAGTGGTGGGAGATTCAGATCAAAGTATTTACAAATTCCAAGGTGCATATGATAGAATTTTCCAGCATTTCAAAGAGGCATATCCTAAAGCAACTGAAGTAATTCTTCCTGAAAATTATCGTAGCCCAAAAAATCTAGTTGAACTCGCAGGAAAATTACTAGAACCAGTCATTGGCAGAGAGCCAAAAAAATTATTCTCAAACAAGGATGACCAATCAAAAACAATCGTAGTTCGTTGTAACAATGAAATGGGTGAGGTAGAATATGTTGTGAATCAAATCAAAGAAATTCTAAATGCAAGTCCTGAGTATTCTTTCAAAGACTTTGCAGTATTATCTAGAAAAAGAGCAGACGGTAAGAAATTTGCACAATCCTTGAATGCTTTTAACATTCCTGCAAATTATGTTGGAGATACCAAAATTTTCACTTCCTCCACAGGCAAGAATATGCTATCCTACCTGAAAATTATGGCAAATCCAACTACTTC comes from Nitrosopumilus oxyclinae and encodes:
- a CDS encoding HsdM family class I SAM-dependent methyltransferase, with the protein product MSNEASAIVAKLWNFCNVLRDDGVSYGDYVQQLTNLLFLKMADEQTKPPFKKKSFIPKKYDWTTLNSKNGDDLEKHYRHVLENLSQEKGLLGVIFRKSQNKIQDPAKLERLIKLIDGDTKDKDRILWTGMDIDVKGEIYEGLLEKNAEDVKSGAGQYFTPRALISAMVDIIHPKPKETIGDPACGTGGFFLSAHKYLTENYNLDPDEKKFLKEKTFKGWDIVTEVVRLCAMSMFLHGIGDKESQITSADSLISDSGDRFDIIMTNPPFGKKSSTMIFSESGKAERETLSYERDDFWATTSNKQLNFLQHVKTILKVNGRCSIVVPDNVLFEGGAGETVRRKMLEQMNCHTLLRLPTGIFYAGGVKANVLFFDKKPARTDGKAWTEKMWIYDFRTNQHFTLKENTLSRDHLDDFVKCYNSKNILKRKETDKFHAYAYDEIIKRDKVSWDIFWLKDDSLEDIENLPAPEIIADEIKENLESALDSINELIDNLGKK
- a CDS encoding restriction endonuclease subunit S codes for the protein MEKNKLPEGWTSFRYDEYLTLHYGKGLTKRTRNSHGKIPVYGSSGMIGYHDEPLVSNSSLIIGRKGNVGEIYYEENPSWAIDTAYFLSEYPMYDLKFLYFLLKHMKLNRLNTSTAVPSLRRDDVYKSQMLLPPLNEQKRIVKKIEELYLKTESILKLLYDIKSQLMFNRKSLLNSAFNGLLTKKWRERNSKTESISILLKQINPTWEKLTKKILENSKKIPNTWEYVKIDDIAELVGGGTPSRKNLEYFGGKITWLTPTEIPRDKITFVNSSKETITELGLKKSSAKIIPKNSVLLTSRATIGNIAISTADVTTNQGFASFVCSKIIDNRYLAYWLFANRKLLQDTAKGTTFKEISKSKIKELFLPLAPLIEQKLITEIVDEEISLIEKNENTIEQSIKLISAFKSSILKQAFEGKLVSQDPGDESVEILLEKIKS
- a CDS encoding MqnA/MqnD/SBP family protein, with product MEISVGHTPDSDDAFMFYGMFTGKVPSPDFKVNHVIEDIEKLNRKATDPELDVTAVSVHACAFIPGYTILRSGGSFGINYGPIVTAKKQMTIDEIKKCKIAIPGKMTSAFLLLQLMIGKFDYVEMNFSDIPEAVKSGKVDVGLVIHETQLSYEQEGNVKILDVGEWWDKTTNGLPVPLGINVMRTDLGMETIVKFDRYLQASIEFGIEHFDDAIKYAMQYARGKEQSLIEKFVKMYVNKVTVNMGDSGEESIRRLFEMAKEKGLVPDFEISIASK